A genomic window from Triticum urartu cultivar G1812 chromosome 7, Tu2.1, whole genome shotgun sequence includes:
- the LOC125521077 gene encoding myricetin 3-O-rhamnoside 1,2-glucosyltransferase UGT709G2-like gives MMDTAAHVLVFPWPRQGHINPILHFATALVDAGLQVSFLHTERNLRRLAQAPLLGLRLLSIPDGLPEDQPCSFLDLMESMCTTGSAAYRALLLSLLSAVDAPVTCVVADGTMPFAFDIAEELGIPALAFAPHSVCSYLALLSMPKLLELGEAAFPADDPVRGVPGMEGFLRRRDLPRGLSFAEKGDGDPLVLKLAEVTARSCKARALIINTAASMEGPALAHIASCACEVFAVGPLHARSTIAESASLWREDDGCMAWLDGHEDRSVVYVSLGSLAVITHEQFTEFLSGLAATGYAFLWVLRPGMVQMTSSKLLGETVEAVGGGRGRVVEWAPQRDVLRHRAVGCFLTHAGWNSTLECAVEGVPMVCWPFFADQQTNSRFVDAVWKTGLDMKDVCDRGVVEKTVREVMISDEIKEAAQAMAQQLRLNIAEAGSSSFQFERLVRFIGELNISSSLMKPRMNED, from the coding sequence ATGATGGACACCGCGGCGCACGTTCTCGTGTTCCCTTGGCCACGGCAGGGGCACATCAACCCCATTCTCCATTTCGCCACCGCCCTCGTCGACGCCGGTCTCCAAGTCAGCTTCCTCCACACCGAGCGCAACCTCCGCCGTCTGGCCCAGGCGCCTCTGCTGGGCCTCCGCTTGCTTTCCATTCCCGACGGCCTCCCCGAAGACCAACCCTGCAGCTTCTTGGATCTCATGGAGTCCATGTGCACGACCGGCAGCGCCGCGTACCGTGCCCTGCTCCTGTCGCTTCTCTCCGCCGTTGATGCGCCCGTGACATGCGTTGTCGCCGATGGCACCATGCCGTTCGCCTTCGACATCGCCGAGGAGCTCGGCATCCCGGCGCTCGCCTTCGCCCCGCACAGCGTGTGCAGCTACCTGGCGCTCCTGTCCATGCCCAAGCTCCTCGAGCTCGGCGAGGCCGCCTTCCCCGCGGACGACCCGGTGCGTGGCGTGCCGGGGATGGAGGGCTTCCTCCGCCGACGTGACCTTCCTCGTGGTCTCTCCTTCGCTGAAAAAGGCGACGGAGACCCCTTGGTGCTAAAGCTTGCCGAGGTCACCGCCCGGAGCTGCAAGGCGCGTGCGCTCATAATCAACACCGCTGCGTCCATGGAGGGGCCAGCGCTCGCTCACATCGCGTCGTGCGCATGCGAGGTCTTCGCCGTCGGCCCACTGCACGCCAGGTCCACGATCGCCGAAAGCGCGAGCCTGTGGCGGGAGGACGACGGGTGCATGGCCTGGCTGGACGGCCACGAGGACCGGTCCGTCGTGTACGTGAGCCTGGGAAGCCTCGCCGTGATCACCCACGAGCAGTTCACTGAGTTCCTCTCTGGTCTGGCAGCCACCGGGTACGCCTTCCTCTGGGTTCTCCGGCCGGGCATGGTCCAGATGACCAGCTCCAAGCTCCTCGGAGAAACCGTCGAGGCAGTGGGAGGCGGCAGGGGGCGCGTCGTCGAGTGGGCTCCTCAGCGGGACGTGCTGCGTCATCGGGCGGTGGGCTGCTTCCTGACACACGCCGGATGGAACTCGACGCTGGAGTGCGCCGTGGAGGGCGTGCCGATGGTGTGCTGGCCCTTCTTCGCCGACCAGCAGACCAACAGCCGCTTCGTGGACGCCGTGTGGAAGACGGGGCTGGACATGAAAGACGTCTGCGACAGAGGCGTCGTGGAGAAGACGGTGAGGGAGGTCATGATTTCGGACGAGATCAAGGAGGCGGCCCAAGCCATGGCGCAACAGTTGAGGCTCAACATCGCGGAGGCGGGGTCGTCGTCATTCCAGTTCGAGCGGCTCGTCCGCTTCATCGGGGAGCTCAACATCAGCTCCTCTCTAATGAAGCCCAGAATGAACGAAGACTAG